The Prochlorococcus marinus str. MIT 1214 sequence CACCCATGGGGATCAGCTGCTGGTGCGGCTGCGAACCGTGTAGCTCTCGAAGCATGTGTTAAAGCACGTAATGCAGGTAGGGAAATCGAAAAAGAAAGTCGCGATATCCTTCTTGAAGCTGCGAAGCATAGTCCTGAGCTTGCAATTGCTCTTGAGACATGGAAGGAGATTAAGTTCGAATTCGATACAGTCGATAAACTCGACGTTCAGTAAAAAGATATAGAGGTGACATTTAAAAGTTGCCTCTATCTTTCTTAAATTCACTAGTCGATGACTCAGTCGACTTTCATTCATTCACTAACCTAAGTTCACCATGCCTTTCCAGAGCACAGTAGGTGACTATCAGACAGTCGCCACCCTGGAAACATTCGGCTTCTTACCGCCGATGACCCAGGACGAAATTTACGATCAAATCGCTTATATCATTGCTCAGGGTTGGAGCCCAGTTATTGAGCATGTTCATCCAAGTGGTTCAATGCAGACCTATTGGTCTTATTGGAAATTACCTTTCTTCGGTGAAAAGGATTTGAATCTTGTAGTAAGCGAGTTAGAGGCTTGTCATAGAGCATATCCTGACCACCATGTTCGTATCGTTGGATATGACGCATACACTCAAAGTCAAGGTACTTGCTTTGTAGTTTTCCAAGGCCGCTAGATTTTAGGCTTTGACAAATTTAGCCCTGAAAAGCTTTCAGGGCTAATAATTCCTTAGAGAATTAAAAATTATTTTTTACGATCTCTCCATTGGATTGATATGGCAAAACAAACAAGTAGACAATTAGTTCTTGATCGCCGACAGGCATTGAGTCAAGGTGGTAAAAATGCCTCTATCAAAGGTTCAACACCTAATAGAGTTCGTTCCTCAAGTGATGCGAGGGCCACGAGGACTGATGCGGCTTTTGTTAAACCACAAAAAACTTTGGCTAAATCAAATAATTCTTCTTCTCAGTTAAGTACTAGTAGTTATCAATCAGGTGCTTCTGGAAGTTCAAGAGGTACAAGGTCATATAAAAGTTCAGTAGCTCATTCTAGTCGCCAACTTGTTATTACTAGACGAGAGGCATTATCTCGTAGAGGTAAATCTGCTGATAATACAAAAGATATAACTCGAGTTGATGTTGAGAGAAAAAAGGTCCAAAACGCTCCTTCTTATGACGCCAAAAAAGCTGAACATTGTTGTCCAGAATGTGAGCAAAAAGCTTTAGAGGAAATTAGTAATACAACTTCAAAGCCTGAAATTAGTTTGACATTAAATAAAAGAAAGACTGATCACCGCTCAACTGTTAAAAGAAAAGCAATTACGAATTCAAGTAGAGCTTTTGTGCTTGCTCGAAGAGAGGCATTGTCAAAGCACGGTAAATCTGCAGGGAAGCAGCCAACTACAGCTGCTTCAGTAGCTCGGCAAGGTAATCCAGATTTGACTACTAAAGAAATTGCTCAAAGAGTAAGAGAGCTAAAAAGTAAAACAGGAGCTACTGGCAAAACTCGTACATCAGTAACACGTCCTTGTGGTCCAAATAAAAATGGCGCCAAGCAAAATGCTAGTGCACCTGATGCTCATTGGAAAGTGGGAATGAGTGAGACTTCTACTGGCCAACTTGTTACAGGAACTCAAGCGAATAGATCTCTAAAAACCACAGGAAATGAAGCAAGTACATGTCGTTCAATTACAGGTACTCAATACTTGGGTTCAGAGGTGATTGATTCTTTCTGTAATGGTTTAAATACTCCTATAAGTCAGCCAGCAAAAGTAGGCGTTACAAATACTACTCATGGAAACTTAGTTACTGGTAACGAGGTGGGTAGATCAGAGAAAGTTACTGGTGATGAGCCTGGAACCTGCAAAAACCTCACTGGTACAGAATATATATCTGCTAATCAATCTAATGATTATTGCGGAGGAGTTAACCCTTCACCTTCAAAAATTGGCTATAGCAAAACTATTGATGGTCAAAAAGTCAGTGGAACCATGACAGGAAGGTCAGAGTTGGTTACGGGAAATGAAGCAGGATCAAATAAAGGTTTAACTGGTGATCAATATTTAGGCTCTGAACCACTACCTTCTGGTAGGCCTGCAGAAAAGGTTGGCTCACTAACAACAATTCGTGGGAATGGTGTAACCGGTACTGATGTCTCTAGAAGAGAGAATGTTACTGGTAATGAGGCTGGTAGTTGTAAGAACGTAACAGGAGATGAGTATGTGGGTGCTGGACAATTTGATGTTTTTTGTGGAAGCAAGCCCGCTCCTGATCCAGCAAAAGTTGGATTGAGTATTACTAATAAAACTCAATCCGTTAGTGGAACTATGACAGGTAGATCACCACTCGTAACAGGAGATGAACCTGGCACTTGTAAAGCCGTAACAGGTACACCTTATGCAGGATTAGATCAGGCAAATCAATGGTGTGATACTCCTGCATCATCTGAGATAGAGGCTAGAACCCCTAGAAAACTTGGTACTCCTGCTGCAAGATTGACTGGCCAGCAACCTGGTATCGGTGGAAAGATGACAGGTGCTCAAAAGGGTGCTTGTGAGCCTTTAACTGGAACTCCTTATGTAGGAGGAGATCAATTAAGAGATAATTGTGGCGTTTCAAATATTCCTGAAGGTTATGCGCATCAAGAAAAAACTGAGAAAGCAGCTGCATGGACAAGTTTCAGCGTGAAATCTCCAGCTAGACAGGCTCATATTCAAAATGAAATTAATTCAGGTGTCACAGGTACGAGCTACGAAGACAGCTCAAGAATCACTGGTCCATTTGATATGGCTGCAAATAAAGTTACAGGAACTGAACAATTTCGCTTTGATAGAAAACCATCAAATTCTCAGAGAAATAAAGTTGATGAAGTAGTTAACGAAGAGACTGAACAAAGACCAACCTCACAAATAACAGGAGAGGGACAATCTGCAGGATTGAATATAACTGGTGATGATTGGGCCAGAGGAGAACATGTCACTGGAACAGAAGGTGCTTCTGCTAAGCGTAGAAATCCTTCACGTCCTGGACCAATGAGTGCCATGAAAGCATCTGAATTAAAGAGAAACCAAGAGGTTCCCGAACCGGATTTCCTAATCACTGGTTCTAGTGGTAATACAAGAGATGGTCAACTGGTTACTTTCTCTGGTGGAGCAAGAGGTTAAATAGTCGATGGCCTATCGTAATTTGGCCAAGAAATCTCTTCGTGGCCCTACAGCTCCTATGAAGAGATTTGTCGACCTAGAGAACCAGAGCTTCAATTCTAAAGTAATTAAGACTACTAATTCTTTCTCTGATGAAATAAAAACTATTAGCTCTTTCTCCACTGATCATCCATTAACCAATTCTCAAGAAAATCAGAAGTTAAATCAATACGAAAAAAAGGTTAAAGGTCGATTTGATAATATTGTCCCTCTTTTAAAAAGAGTCTCTAGTCTTCAAAATGATTTAAATTTTGTAGAAAGTGCTCAAAATTTATGTCGCTCAGAATTAGGTTATGAATTACCATTGCATATACTTGAAAAGGCGTGGGTTGGAAATGTTGATATAAGTAGCTTGTTTGCATGGTGTGTTTTTCAATCACACCAATTGACGAGTAATGAATTTTTTAATTCAGATCCAATAGAGGGTTCTGAAGATAGTCAATATGCCAAATCTTTTCAATCTTTCCTTTATCAATGTGGCTTTCATCTTTTAGATATAACTCCTTGTGCCGATGGCCGGTTAGCTCATGCTATTTCTTATGCATTACGTATACCTTTTAGTTCCGTTAGGAGGCGTTCCCATGCTGGTGCGTTATTCGATATTGAAAAAACAGTTAATCGTTGGATTAAAACTGAACATAGTAGATATAGAGAGTCAACTCCAAATTCTGCAACTGAGCCAACAAGATATTTAAAATCAGTAATCTATCATTTTAGTTCTGTTGACCCTACGCACCAAGGATGTGCTGCTCATGGTAGTAATGATGAGTTAGCAGCATCAGAAGGCTTACAGCGATTATTAGATTTTAGGGAAGCAGTAGAAAATAGTTTTTGCTGTGGTGCATCGGTTGATTTGCTTTTAATTGGTATTGATACAGATACAGATGCGATAAGAGTTCATACGCCTTCCAAAACCAATGAAGTTGATTTGAAATCATGGGTTTGTGCAAATGAAATATATAAAGAGACACAATTTCTAAATGCTGAGGAGGCTCTTCAAAAAATTCAAGAAAATGTCAAAAGGGTTTGTCCAGGGAAAACAGATCCGAATATGGTCACATTTATTACAAAGCTTATTTCAAATAATATTTCTCAAATTGACTATGTGAAGAATTTTTATTCCGGAAGCTACCAAGATGCAGGTCATGCTGAGCGATTTATTGGTGTAGGTATTGGTTTTAAAGAAGTTCATTTAAGGAATCTTACTTATTTTGCTCATTTGGAGACTGTTGAACAAGGAGCTCCTGATCTTGACGTAGGAGTGAAAATTTTTACTGGTCTAAATATCTCGAGAAGTTTACCAATCCCTATTGTTATTCGCTTTGATTACTCAGGGAGTGTCCCTCACGCAAGAAATAGAGCATTATCTGATTGTCGTAGAATTAACGACGCTATTAAGTCTCGTTATCGAGATTTAATAGATGATGGTTCACTTCACACATTTCTTACTATTCGAGATCGAGATAAAAAGGCTCCTGCAGAAGTTGTAGGTTCTTCCCTCGATCCAGTCACTCAGGAGGCTCATTAAATGCTCATTTGTAAAGTTCTCAAACCACTTGTCTCAACTAATCGTATTCCAGGCTTTGAACATAAGCATTTACAGGTTGTACTGGATGGCAGCTCAAAAAAAGTTGCTGTTGATGCCGTTGGATGTAAACCTGATGATTGGGTTATTTGTGTAGGAAGTTCTGCCGCTCGCGAAGCTGCTGGAAGCAAGTCTTATCCAAGTGATTTAACTATTGTTGGAATTATTGATCATTGGGATCCAGAGACACAACAACAGATCTCGGGAGGAGCAAAGTAATGGAGATAATGCAAGTTATGGGACGCTTGGTTTGTACACAGAGAGTGGAAGGATTAGGACATATGCATTTAAGAATATTGTGTAATAACAAAGGTAAAAGACTTGTGGCTGTTGACCCTGTGGGTGCACGAGAAGGTAATTGGGTCTTTACCGCAACAGGAACCGCTGCGAGGTGGGGGTGTCCAGACCCCAATGTTCAAACAGATTTAACTATTGGTGGGATTATTGATCATTGGTCCCCTGATGATTAGCTTGACTGCTATTCAATAAAACTTTACTCTATAAAATCATAAATCCATGGCCACACCACAAAAACGTCAAGCAAAAAGTAGTAATAATAGTATTAAAGCTAAAGATCAGGTAGTTGATGTTACTCCTTTGAATTCAACAGAGCAAACAAAAACTTCTTCTAAAGTACAGTCTTCGTTAAATAAAAATTCTTCTAATACTTTAAAAACTACTACCTCTAAAACTTCATCCAATGCTTCTGGGGGTGGTGGTTCATTTAATGCCCGAATTGGACAAAATAAAGCTTTTGAAACTAATTCAAATTTTGGAATTGCTTTAGGAATGATTGAAACTCGTGGTCTAGTACCAGCAATTGAAGCAGCTGATGCAATGACCAAGGCAGCTGAAGTTAATTTGATCGTTAAAGAACTTGTTGGTGGAGGATATGTAACAGTAATGGTTCGTGGTGAGACTGGTGCTGTTAATGCTTCTGTGAGAGCGGGTGCTGACGCCTGTGAGCGTGTTGGGGATGGATTGGTTGCTGCACATATCATTGCTCGCCCACATGTTGAAGTTGAGCCCGTCTTAAAAGGTAGCGGTGCCAAAAGGAGAAATTAAGTAGTTTTTGATTTATAAATTTTTCCTTGAATCAATTCACGATGTAGTAGTTTTTATAAAAGTCAAGTTTTTTTCATGGAAGGGTGGAGGCAAAAAAAAAGACCAGAGTGTCTAGAAAAAAGGTTCGAATTTAAATCTTATGAAAAAAATAGAGATTTTCTTGATGCGCTAGGTGACTTTTGTGAAAAGGTCAATCGCTTCCCCGATATAAGTTTTGGGAAGACTTATGCAAATATCACTATCCGGCCAATAGAAAATCATGAGAGAGAGAAAATATCAAAAGATGATCATGATTTCGCAAGTGAAATAGATCTTTTAAATAAACATTGAAGATTAATCTTCCTCTTTTGGTTGTTCTAGATCTCTTTTGATTAATGCCATTAGATAGGAGGGGGTCTTATATCTTCCTGGTAAACAACGATTAAGAGTCTCTAAGTGGCTCCAGCAAACAGTTCTTTGGATTTGATCAGTGGTACGCCCTTGTTGCAAAAGCCTCCTAAGTGCCTTGCAGTAAAGAGGGTATCCTGCTTCTAGTTCGCCAATAGTCAACTTGGCAGTGGACATTGTTTATTGCGAATCAATTATCAATTTAGACAATAATGGGGCCACTTAGCAAAGTGGCAAGAATCTATTTAGTCATAATTTTGTTTTTATCTCTAGTTTCCTATCCAAGCCACACAATCTATCTCAATTTTTCCCCCTTTAGGAAGATTTGACACTTCAACGCATGCTCTTGCGGGAGTTACTGTTTCGCTAAAGGTTTTTGCATAAATTGCATTTACTTTTGCGAAATCATTTAAATCAGTTAAATAAATGGTTGTTTTTATGACGTTTGAACTTTTTCCTCCAGCGGCTTCGACTACAGCTATTAAATTTTTGAGAACTTGTTTAGTTTCTTCTTCTATATTGCCATCTCCGATCATGGCACCAGATGAAGGGTCTAAAGCAATTTGCCCTGAGCAATACAACCAATTTCCTACTAACACAGCTTGGTTGTAAGGACCAACAGGTTTAGGGGCCAATTTTGTTTCGATTGGCTCAATTGCTGAACTTTTCATAAATAAATAAGCTTTAGTTGAAAGATTTGATAAACAAATTAAAATTTAACATTTCCAACAATCTTTGTGTCTTCTAAGTAATGTAAAATCTTCTACATTTTCTGCTTTTAAAAATAAATTTGTTTTTCTTTCTTCTGAGAGTGTTGACGGGAGACTAGATTTTCCGTTCTTAAGTTTATTCTGAACAAGCTTTAATCTTTCGAAAATAGAAATATTTTCAGGCTCTAATGTTAAAGCCCATTTCAAGTTATTTTCTGTATATTCATGAGCTGAGTATATTTTAGTGTTTTCTGGAAGGGAATTAAGTTTATATAAGCTTTCAAACATTTGAATAGGAGTACCTTCTAGGAGACGACCACAACCTGCTCCAAATAAAGTATCTCCAGGGAATAATATATTATATTTAGTAGTTGCTTTTGATATGTAAAAAGCTATATGATTATTAGTATGACCATGTACCTCTATAACTTTAATCTCACTATCCATTAAATGGAAAACATCATTATCTCCAACTGAAAATGTTTGAAAAGGGATTCTTTTAAGTTCTTTTTTTGATGCAATAACCTTTGCTTTTGGCCATCTTTTTATTAACTTTTGTGTTCCACCAATATGGTCATCATGATGATGTGTTTGAAGGATTGCTTTTAATGATAGGTTTTTTTCTAAAAGCCATTTTTCTACTGGGCCTGATATCGAGGGGTCTACTACCACTGCATTGCAATTGTGGACCCATACCCATACGATATTGTCCTGTAAGACAGTAATTGGGTAAATAGTGAATTCGTTTTTTTTCTCTAACATTTTTTATTTAGGTAATGGAATAGTTAGAGCCCACTTCAATAGTTTTTGACATGTTTACTGTTGCATTAGCTAAAGGTGCCTTACTGCAAGAATCAGTCTCAATGTTTTCTGACGTTGGACTTGATTTCTCAGCTGTTTTAGAAGATAGCAATCGGCAATTAATGGTTCCTTCAATTTGTGGCCGTGCTAAAGCTCTTTTGGTTCGTAATAGCGACGTTCCTGTTTATGTATCTTATGGTCAGGCGCAACTAGGAATAGTGGGTTTTGATGTGTTACAAGAGCAGAAATTGCAAGTATCGAATTTAGTAGACCTTGGATTTGGAGAGTGTCATATGTCTGTTGCAGTTAAGTCTAGCAGTGGTTATTTGAGTGCTTCTGACTTGCCGCCCAACTGCCGAATAGCAAGTAAATTCACAAACTGCGCAAAGAAATTTTTTGATCAAATTGATTTGCCCGTTCAATTGGTACATTTGAGTGGATCTGTTGAGCTAGGTCCCATAACAGGTATGGCTGAAGCGATAGTTGATTTAGTCGCAACTGGTCGTACTCTTAGAGATAATGGTCTTGTTGAAATTGAAGAACTTTTCAAATCAAGTGCTCGGCTTGTTGGACATCCACTATCTCTAAGACTTGATAAAGGGCCCCTTCAAGAAATTATTAATTCAATTCAAATCCAATCTCAGACCAACTTCTTTTCTGATGGCAAAAAATGATTTTCGAAGAGTTAAGAAACTTGGAAAGTATTTAAAAAAAGAAAATAAACGTTTAGTTCTTATAATTTTGATATTAATACCTGTGGCATTAGCGGGTGCAGTTCAACCTCTTCTTGTTGGGCAAGCTATTTCTGTTTTAAGGGGAGAAGATACCATACCTTCTTTTGATAATTTGTCTAATGAATTATCAATTCGGCTAATAATATTAATGCTATTCATAACAGTATTACTTAGACTTGGATTACAAGGATTTCAATCATACAATATACAGTCAGTAGGTCAGCGTTTAACTGCACGGATTAGGAATGATTTGTTTTCTCATTCCATGTCATTGTCTTTGCGTTTTCATGACAAAATGCCTGTTGGTAAATTACTTACAAGGTTAACTAGTGATGTTGATGCATTGTCAGAAGTCTTTGGCAGTGGAGCTGTTGGTGTTCTAGCTGATTTTGTAAGTCTTATAGTTATATCAATAACTATGATTTTGATAGAATGGAGATTAGGCTTACTTCTTTTGATTGTTCAAATACCTGTTACGTTGTTTATACTGTGGCTTCAAAAACGTTATAGAAGACAAAACTATAAAGTTAGAGAAGAACTTTCTCAATTGAATGCAAATTTTCAGGAAAATCTGCAAGGCCTCGAAGTTGTTCAAATGTTTAGGCGGCAAAAATTAAATGGTCAAAACTTTTTAAAAACTGGAAATAATTACAAAAATGCTGTAAACGGCACCATCTTTTACGACAGTAGTATTTCTGCGTTTATTGAATGGGTTTCATTGGCTGCAGTTGCTTTGGTTATTTCTCTTGGTGGGTATATGGTTACATCTGGAGCAATGGGATTAGGTACTCTTACGACATTTATTCTTTATTCACAAAGATTATTCGAACCCTTAAGGCAGTTGGCAGAGAGATTTACTCAAATACAGGGAGGATTAACAGCAGTTGAAAGAATAAGTGAATTGCTTGAGAAAAAAATTGAGATTTATGATCAAATTAATCATAAAGAACCAAATAAAAAATTAACAAAATCAATTAATAATGTTTCTGGGGAAGTTCTATTTGAAAATGTAAGTTTTTTTTACAGAGAAGATGAACCAATAATCAATGATTTAAGTTTTAAAATTAAACCAGGTGAACATATTGCTCTTGTTGGACCAACGGGTTCAGGTAAGACTACTTTAATTAGATTGTTATGTAGACTTTATGAGCCTCAAAAGGGAAATATATACATTGATGGTCAAAACATTAAAAATATACCTATAGATTCATTAAGAAAGCAACTTGGAGTTGTTCTGCAAGATACTTTCCTGTTTAGTGGAAATGTTGCAGATAATCTTCGTTTAGATTCTTCAATTGATAAGCATCGCTTAAAAGAAATATGTAGTGATTTAGGTCTTGATAATTTATTGAGAAAGCTACCAAATGGATTAGACACTTTTATTAGAGAGAGAGGAGGAAATCTTTCTTCAGGTGAGAGACAGCTTTTATCTATTGCAAGAGTTGCAATCAGAGATCCAAAAGTATTAATCATGGATGAGGCGACTGCCTTTATGGATCCATCAACTGAAGCAACTTTGCAAAGAGATCTTGATAGATTGCTAGAGAGAAGAACAGCGCTTGTAATTGCACATAGGTTAGCAACAATAGAAGCTTCTGATCGAATCCTCGTTATGAGAAAAGGCAGTCTAATTGAGCAAGGCACTCATGAAGAGTTGAGGTCTTTAGGTGGGCTTTATTCTCAACTTTCTGAGTTGCAAGAAAAAGGTCTCACAACCATTTAATAAGTATTAATTTATGATTAATATAGGATCAAAAAGAATAGGTATGCCAGGGCGGAGAAATGAAAATATTCTT is a genomic window containing:
- a CDS encoding ribulose bisphosphate carboxylase small subunit codes for the protein MPFQSTVGDYQTVATLETFGFLPPMTQDEIYDQIAYIIAQGWSPVIEHVHPSGSMQTYWSYWKLPFFGEKDLNLVVSELEACHRAYPDHHVRIVGYDAYTQSQGTCFVVFQGR
- a CDS encoding CsoS2 family carboxysome shell protein, which encodes MAKQTSRQLVLDRRQALSQGGKNASIKGSTPNRVRSSSDARATRTDAAFVKPQKTLAKSNNSSSQLSTSSYQSGASGSSRGTRSYKSSVAHSSRQLVITRREALSRRGKSADNTKDITRVDVERKKVQNAPSYDAKKAEHCCPECEQKALEEISNTTSKPEISLTLNKRKTDHRSTVKRKAITNSSRAFVLARREALSKHGKSAGKQPTTAASVARQGNPDLTTKEIAQRVRELKSKTGATGKTRTSVTRPCGPNKNGAKQNASAPDAHWKVGMSETSTGQLVTGTQANRSLKTTGNEASTCRSITGTQYLGSEVIDSFCNGLNTPISQPAKVGVTNTTHGNLVTGNEVGRSEKVTGDEPGTCKNLTGTEYISANQSNDYCGGVNPSPSKIGYSKTIDGQKVSGTMTGRSELVTGNEAGSNKGLTGDQYLGSEPLPSGRPAEKVGSLTTIRGNGVTGTDVSRRENVTGNEAGSCKNVTGDEYVGAGQFDVFCGSKPAPDPAKVGLSITNKTQSVSGTMTGRSPLVTGDEPGTCKAVTGTPYAGLDQANQWCDTPASSEIEARTPRKLGTPAARLTGQQPGIGGKMTGAQKGACEPLTGTPYVGGDQLRDNCGVSNIPEGYAHQEKTEKAAAWTSFSVKSPARQAHIQNEINSGVTGTSYEDSSRITGPFDMAANKVTGTEQFRFDRKPSNSQRNKVDEVVNEETEQRPTSQITGEGQSAGLNITGDDWARGEHVTGTEGASAKRRNPSRPGPMSAMKASELKRNQEVPEPDFLITGSSGNTRDGQLVTFSGGARG
- a CDS encoding carboxysome shell carbonic anhydrase: MAYRNLAKKSLRGPTAPMKRFVDLENQSFNSKVIKTTNSFSDEIKTISSFSTDHPLTNSQENQKLNQYEKKVKGRFDNIVPLLKRVSSLQNDLNFVESAQNLCRSELGYELPLHILEKAWVGNVDISSLFAWCVFQSHQLTSNEFFNSDPIEGSEDSQYAKSFQSFLYQCGFHLLDITPCADGRLAHAISYALRIPFSSVRRRSHAGALFDIEKTVNRWIKTEHSRYRESTPNSATEPTRYLKSVIYHFSSVDPTHQGCAAHGSNDELAASEGLQRLLDFREAVENSFCCGASVDLLLIGIDTDTDAIRVHTPSKTNEVDLKSWVCANEIYKETQFLNAEEALQKIQENVKRVCPGKTDPNMVTFITKLISNNISQIDYVKNFYSGSYQDAGHAERFIGVGIGFKEVHLRNLTYFAHLETVEQGAPDLDVGVKIFTGLNISRSLPIPIVIRFDYSGSVPHARNRALSDCRRINDAIKSRYRDLIDDGSLHTFLTIRDRDKKAPAEVVGSSLDPVTQEAH
- a CDS encoding carboxysome peptide A, which translates into the protein MLICKVLKPLVSTNRIPGFEHKHLQVVLDGSSKKVAVDAVGCKPDDWVICVGSSAAREAAGSKSYPSDLTIVGIIDHWDPETQQQISGGAK
- a CDS encoding carboxysome peptide B → MEIMQVMGRLVCTQRVEGLGHMHLRILCNNKGKRLVAVDPVGAREGNWVFTATGTAARWGCPDPNVQTDLTIGGIIDHWSPDD
- a CDS encoding BMC domain-containing protein, translated to MATPQKRQAKSSNNSIKAKDQVVDVTPLNSTEQTKTSSKVQSSLNKNSSNTLKTTTSKTSSNASGGGGSFNARIGQNKAFETNSNFGIALGMIETRGLVPAIEAADAMTKAAEVNLIVKELVGGGYVTVMVRGETGAVNASVRAGADACERVGDGLVAAHIIARPHVEVEPVLKGSGAKRRN
- a CDS encoding 4a-hydroxytetrahydrobiopterin dehydratase, with the protein product MEGWRQKKRPECLEKRFEFKSYEKNRDFLDALGDFCEKVNRFPDISFGKTYANITIRPIENHEREKISKDDHDFASEIDLLNKH
- a CDS encoding DUF3136 domain-containing protein, which produces MSTAKLTIGELEAGYPLYCKALRRLLQQGRTTDQIQRTVCWSHLETLNRCLPGRYKTPSYLMALIKRDLEQPKEED
- a CDS encoding RidA family protein, which codes for MKSSAIEPIETKLAPKPVGPYNQAVLVGNWLYCSGQIALDPSSGAMIGDGNIEEETKQVLKNLIAVVEAAGGKSSNVIKTTIYLTDLNDFAKVNAIYAKTFSETVTPARACVEVSNLPKGGKIEIDCVAWIGN
- the gloB gene encoding hydroxyacylglutathione hydrolase; the encoded protein is MLEKKNEFTIYPITVLQDNIVWVWVHNCNAVVVDPSISGPVEKWLLEKNLSLKAILQTHHHDDHIGGTQKLIKRWPKAKVIASKKELKRIPFQTFSVGDNDVFHLMDSEIKVIEVHGHTNNHIAFYISKATTKYNILFPGDTLFGAGCGRLLEGTPIQMFESLYKLNSLPENTKIYSAHEYTENNLKWALTLEPENISIFERLKLVQNKLKNGKSSLPSTLSEERKTNLFLKAENVEDFTLLRRHKDCWKC
- the hisG gene encoding ATP phosphoribosyltransferase — protein: MFTVALAKGALLQESVSMFSDVGLDFSAVLEDSNRQLMVPSICGRAKALLVRNSDVPVYVSYGQAQLGIVGFDVLQEQKLQVSNLVDLGFGECHMSVAVKSSSGYLSASDLPPNCRIASKFTNCAKKFFDQIDLPVQLVHLSGSVELGPITGMAEAIVDLVATGRTLRDNGLVEIEELFKSSARLVGHPLSLRLDKGPLQEIINSIQIQSQTNFFSDGKK
- a CDS encoding ABC transporter ATP-binding protein, which gives rise to MAKNDFRRVKKLGKYLKKENKRLVLIILILIPVALAGAVQPLLVGQAISVLRGEDTIPSFDNLSNELSIRLIILMLFITVLLRLGLQGFQSYNIQSVGQRLTARIRNDLFSHSMSLSLRFHDKMPVGKLLTRLTSDVDALSEVFGSGAVGVLADFVSLIVISITMILIEWRLGLLLLIVQIPVTLFILWLQKRYRRQNYKVREELSQLNANFQENLQGLEVVQMFRRQKLNGQNFLKTGNNYKNAVNGTIFYDSSISAFIEWVSLAAVALVISLGGYMVTSGAMGLGTLTTFILYSQRLFEPLRQLAERFTQIQGGLTAVERISELLEKKIEIYDQINHKEPNKKLTKSINNVSGEVLFENVSFFYREDEPIINDLSFKIKPGEHIALVGPTGSGKTTLIRLLCRLYEPQKGNIYIDGQNIKNIPIDSLRKQLGVVLQDTFLFSGNVADNLRLDSSIDKHRLKEICSDLGLDNLLRKLPNGLDTFIRERGGNLSSGERQLLSIARVAIRDPKVLIMDEATAFMDPSTEATLQRDLDRLLERRTALVIAHRLATIEASDRILVMRKGSLIEQGTHEELRSLGGLYSQLSELQEKGLTTI